The following proteins come from a genomic window of Pseudomonas marvdashtae:
- a CDS encoding lipase family protein — MTLSKTELESRLSSRIFACPVAGKWTSFQLVDESGAGEPYAWLAYVVTDSEGQTYRGNLDASGVGKVDNHFAGPIALTLDDEYQGQEQLYIGLQGRDSYPLKITELQVRAEKTRYLNDNATRTREIPAQACAGQFFQVEVRDLVKHVTHLPPQVYRHYPPNQVPTQLMGEFGTVGVALMPQGHTVLEVRPLRALRPMLSSDPEFCALNLYQLALMATLSYCPFGQQPGAAPINTPVSFPEQPSVGNWFGDALAKCEELWRVDPGQTKPYYPLYEDVPYSKRLEIVPFDPALYPVNNPELGTKQEHPAKIHFLDDTATEESTDTQAFITHNDEVILIAVRGTAQMLADGLRDADALQVPFEEGLGKVHRGFYGAAKKSTAFVTDYLDRFYAGQKLLICGHSLGGAVALLLAEMLRLRPERFNIQLYTYGAPRAADASFVKNAEPLVHYRMVNHNDPIPSVPGSWMDTKTSVYGTGLALTFVNVPAGFSVFVAGIYNWTGEPYGHHGTLRHFLPVEFSRRERSSILWTPGCDTLTQHAACEIALQHRHGLPDRPGVLAQLFQAGNHLMTSSYVPACWATLRRWQEAQESGGSLVTPREYERIEQSLAQVTQQLRNERRHILARPDAYVRAHQPIIEALSREVDKVQATHARLTALSTLPVNPKDVYGSLSENPDPLAQNLARWQAHPENRVAEQLAIAPTADAETELINGAHGYVIGKPYTLDLDSII, encoded by the coding sequence ATGACACTGTCTAAAACGGAATTGGAGTCCCGCCTGAGCAGTCGTATTTTCGCTTGCCCCGTTGCAGGCAAATGGACCAGCTTTCAATTGGTGGATGAATCCGGCGCGGGCGAGCCTTACGCATGGCTGGCCTATGTCGTCACCGATTCGGAAGGGCAGACGTACCGCGGCAATCTTGATGCCTCGGGCGTGGGCAAAGTTGACAATCACTTCGCCGGACCGATCGCCTTGACCTTGGATGATGAATACCAAGGCCAGGAGCAGCTATACATAGGGCTCCAGGGCAGAGACAGCTATCCACTCAAAATCACCGAACTCCAAGTCCGCGCCGAGAAAACCCGCTACCTGAACGATAACGCCACCCGCACCCGAGAAATCCCCGCCCAAGCCTGCGCCGGTCAGTTCTTTCAGGTGGAGGTACGCGACCTGGTCAAGCATGTCACCCACCTGCCGCCGCAGGTCTACCGGCATTACCCGCCCAACCAAGTCCCGACACAGCTCATGGGTGAGTTTGGCACGGTTGGCGTGGCGTTGATGCCTCAAGGACATACCGTGCTGGAAGTACGCCCGCTGCGGGCCTTGCGGCCCATGCTGTCCAGCGACCCGGAGTTCTGTGCGCTCAACCTGTACCAGTTGGCGCTCATGGCGACCTTGAGTTATTGCCCCTTCGGCCAGCAACCGGGTGCGGCGCCGATAAACACGCCGGTGAGCTTCCCTGAACAACCGAGCGTGGGGAACTGGTTCGGTGATGCGCTGGCCAAGTGCGAGGAACTCTGGAGGGTCGACCCGGGGCAAACAAAACCCTATTACCCCCTGTATGAAGACGTGCCCTACTCCAAGCGGTTGGAAATCGTACCGTTCGATCCCGCTCTTTACCCGGTGAACAATCCGGAATTGGGAACGAAGCAGGAGCACCCCGCCAAGATCCATTTTCTCGATGACACTGCAACTGAAGAAAGCACCGACACCCAGGCCTTCATCACTCACAACGATGAAGTGATCCTGATTGCGGTGCGCGGCACTGCACAAATGCTCGCCGATGGCCTGCGTGACGCCGATGCGCTCCAGGTCCCATTTGAAGAAGGTCTCGGTAAGGTCCACCGAGGGTTTTATGGGGCAGCCAAAAAATCGACGGCTTTTGTAACCGATTATCTGGACCGGTTCTATGCCGGCCAGAAGCTATTGATCTGCGGCCATAGCCTGGGCGGCGCAGTGGCCTTGCTGCTCGCGGAAATGCTACGGCTGAGACCGGAACGCTTCAACATCCAGCTCTACACCTACGGCGCCCCTCGCGCCGCCGATGCCTCCTTCGTCAAGAACGCCGAGCCCCTGGTGCACTACCGCATGGTCAATCACAACGACCCGATACCCAGCGTACCGGGCAGTTGGATGGACACCAAGACGAGCGTCTATGGCACAGGCCTGGCACTGACGTTCGTCAACGTACCGGCCGGCTTCTCGGTGTTCGTGGCGGGCATCTACAACTGGACGGGCGAGCCCTACGGACACCACGGCACCTTGCGGCATTTTCTGCCCGTGGAGTTCAGTCGTCGGGAGCGGTCGTCGATCCTTTGGACGCCAGGATGCGACACCCTCACGCAGCATGCCGCCTGTGAGATTGCCTTGCAGCACAGGCATGGCTTGCCGGACCGTCCGGGTGTCCTGGCCCAACTTTTCCAGGCCGGCAACCACCTCATGACTTCCAGCTATGTCCCGGCATGCTGGGCGACCTTGCGCCGTTGGCAAGAAGCGCAAGAATCCGGCGGCTCTCTGGTGACACCGCGTGAGTATGAGCGCATAGAACAATCCCTGGCGCAGGTGACCCAGCAGTTGCGCAACGAACGCCGCCATATATTGGCACGCCCCGATGCCTACGTGCGCGCCCACCAACCGATCATCGAAGCGCTCAGTCGCGAAGTCGACAAGGTACAAGCCACGCACGCGCGCCTGACGGCACTGAGTACCTTGCCGGTCAACCCAAAAGATGTTTACGGAAGCCTGTCGGAAAACCCCGACCCGTTGGCGCAGAACCTGGCCCGCTGGCAAGCGCATCCTGAGAACCGCGTGGCCGAACAACTGGCCATCGCACCCACCGCGGACGCCGAGACTGAATTGATCAACGGCGCCCACGGGTATGTCATCGGCAAGCCCTACACGCTGGATCTTGATTCGATTATTTGA
- a CDS encoding PAAR domain-containing protein: MDMLAAARLGDEIAHGFGVAAMVAGAVAGALIGAAVVAATVATGGVALAIMAGSIAAGGLSMFQILKGLNTIFNLPEPTTGALIMGSLNVHINRRNAMRAGIDVSAGCTGLPMNHPIWPFPVLIAEGSATVYINGKPAARLQSKMVCGAHIKTGSPNTFIGGPTISVAFVLDIEGWLHTGLEALGLVAMGAAAVLAAMAGAAAFAGFVVIGGAMMGGMALLGDLGDRLGPGYRDLLQGIAGMALLGLGPKMARLGAAPKPRVAAYKPGTTDADIMAIPKGSRPPPSDYLEGPYIDKHLKTFEDEGGSFLFTADDIANPKYGSFNPNKFVMAKSDLSAVVTEYKKTGDVSVLESALGYDPGSLVGKDIYMMSLDKPKVLMPTGNEGGVNSLWRPGGLTHPGGMREAVLDNVPIFHGNDINALMKAQDVVRIP; this comes from the coding sequence ATGGATATGCTGGCCGCTGCGCGCCTCGGCGACGAAATAGCCCACGGTTTCGGTGTCGCCGCGATGGTGGCGGGCGCCGTTGCCGGTGCGTTGATCGGCGCGGCGGTGGTAGCGGCCACGGTCGCGACCGGGGGCGTGGCGCTGGCGATCATGGCGGGCTCGATTGCCGCCGGCGGCTTGTCGATGTTCCAGATACTCAAAGGCCTGAACACCATATTCAACTTGCCCGAGCCCACGACGGGCGCGTTGATCATGGGCAGCCTCAACGTCCACATCAACCGGCGCAACGCCATGCGCGCCGGCATCGACGTGTCGGCGGGGTGTACGGGCCTGCCGATGAACCATCCGATCTGGCCGTTCCCGGTGCTGATCGCCGAGGGCAGCGCCACCGTCTATATCAACGGCAAGCCAGCGGCGCGCTTGCAGAGCAAAATGGTCTGCGGCGCCCACATCAAGACCGGCAGCCCCAATACGTTTATTGGCGGGCCGACGATCTCGGTTGCGTTTGTCCTCGACATCGAAGGGTGGCTGCACACCGGCCTCGAAGCCTTGGGGCTGGTGGCCATGGGCGCGGCGGCCGTACTGGCGGCGATGGCCGGCGCGGCGGCGTTTGCAGGCTTCGTGGTGATTGGCGGCGCCATGATGGGCGGCATGGCCTTGCTGGGCGATTTGGGTGATCGCCTCGGGCCGGGTTATCGCGACTTGCTCCAAGGCATCGCGGGTATGGCCCTGCTGGGGCTGGGGCCGAAGATGGCCCGCCTCGGCGCAGCGCCCAAACCTCGCGTCGCGGCGTACAAGCCGGGCACCACCGACGCCGATATCATGGCGATTCCCAAGGGCAGTCGGCCGCCGCCGAGCGACTACCTTGAAGGCCCGTATATCGACAAGCACCTCAAGACCTTCGAGGACGAGGGCGGCAGTTTCCTCTTCACCGCCGACGACATCGCCAACCCGAAATATGGTTCGTTCAACCCGAACAAATTCGTCATGGCAAAATCCGACCTCAGCGCCGTGGTGACCGAATACAAGAAAACCGGTGACGTTTCGGTGCTGGAGTCAGCCCTGGGGTACGATCCGGGGTCGCTGGTCGGCAAGGACATCTACATGATGAGCCTGGACAAACCCAAGGTGCTGATGCCTACCGGTAACGAAGGCGGCGTGAACTCGCTCTGGCGCCCCGGTGGCCTGACCCATCCGGGCGGCATGCGCGAAGCGGTGCTGGACAACGTACCGATCTTCCACGGCAATGACATCAACGCACTGATGAAGGCCCAAGACGTTGTGAGAATCCCATGA
- a CDS encoding DcrB-related protein, with protein MTLYRLHEADLDIPDTWQDQSINIFKLPAVGGAKEASFVISRDPSRGDTPFNDYVDQQLASAEQQLPGFKLIKRWDFFLHEHAAVLLDYTWQREGRELMLRQVFIDRQPIGLITTLTTTPGDLVHHEPAWKAAMHSFKVLSATA; from the coding sequence ATGACGCTCTATCGCCTCCACGAAGCCGATCTCGACATCCCTGACACCTGGCAGGACCAGAGCATCAACATCTTCAAGTTGCCTGCCGTCGGCGGCGCCAAGGAAGCCAGTTTCGTCATCAGTCGCGACCCGAGCCGAGGCGATACGCCGTTCAACGATTATGTCGATCAACAACTGGCGAGTGCCGAGCAGCAACTGCCTGGGTTCAAGCTGATCAAGCGTTGGGATTTTTTCCTCCACGAACATGCCGCCGTGCTGCTCGATTACACCTGGCAGCGCGAAGGGCGCGAGTTGATGCTGCGCCAAGTGTTCATCGATCGCCAACCCATAGGGCTGATCACCACGTTGACCACGACGCCGGGTGATCTGGTGCACCACGAACCCGCCTGGAAAGCCGCCATGCACTCCTTCAAGGTTTTGTCCGCGACCGCCTGA
- a CDS encoding DUF6124 family protein, translating to MFKITPNPPAADPNSPYLDGLNAKKLDEAAKRALDYYLAPKPEKPEEPPQPGQLFTVVKDMDNECLLANLSETLASADAMVSTLAFDLDGAHRHFLLGIQQLIELSSLLANRVLNNVDPR from the coding sequence ATGTTCAAAATAACTCCGAATCCTCCAGCAGCAGATCCCAACTCTCCGTACCTCGACGGCCTCAACGCCAAGAAACTCGACGAAGCCGCCAAGCGCGCGCTGGATTATTACCTGGCGCCCAAACCGGAAAAGCCCGAAGAACCCCCTCAACCCGGCCAGCTGTTCACCGTCGTAAAAGACATGGACAACGAATGCCTGCTGGCCAACCTCAGCGAAACCCTGGCCTCCGCTGATGCGATGGTCAGCACCCTGGCCTTTGACCTGGATGGCGCGCACCGCCACTTTCTCCTAGGCATCCAGCAACTGATCGAGCTGAGTTCGTTACTGGCGAACCGAGTGTTGAACAACGTCGATCCGCGCTAG
- a CDS encoding Fic family protein: MNFVGYAWLRESLKLSVFPLRRPAKVQPVTRIKRIGETLAIPPNTAPLPDDLLGHLLFALKHEGINLAILAQTLPQIPAAALEAELQKAPNGIYIRKACFLREAFTGEDLRQHMPVRGTFVPLFDPQLYVTMPGERNSRWRVEFNGIGTLAYCATVERTPEIVALLEHDILARAQKFIQSLPSEMMDRTINWAYLHETKDSFAIEKESPSEDKARKFIQLLRQAHEGIPLSEDYLVHLQNATISNPFDMAAAFRHSQNHLAGPLQGAAGVTYIPPGPDLCRELMEQLMELGNDAPARIDPLVAAGIISFGFVFIHPFMDGNGRLSRFLIHHTLCRADALENGLLLPVSVAMKREERQYLQTLEQFSRPAREFWDVRWIDHGRFTFEFTGDSTIYRFWDATPGVRFTLEMAKRAIEVELREETVFLENYDRIVHAVNAAYDVRGSDLANLIMMCLTNNGTVSNNRRKQYQYSVPTEVFDYIEEVARSLLDEQQP, encoded by the coding sequence ATGAACTTTGTTGGATACGCCTGGCTTCGGGAATCTTTAAAGCTATCAGTCTTCCCGCTGCGCCGACCGGCAAAGGTACAGCCAGTCACCAGGATAAAACGGATCGGAGAGACATTGGCTATACCACCCAATACAGCCCCCTTACCAGATGACCTCCTTGGCCATTTGCTTTTCGCGCTTAAGCACGAGGGGATCAATCTCGCCATATTGGCCCAAACTCTTCCCCAGATTCCCGCTGCGGCCCTGGAGGCTGAGCTCCAAAAAGCCCCAAATGGCATTTACATCCGCAAAGCCTGCTTCCTGCGTGAAGCCTTCACGGGTGAAGATCTGAGGCAACATATGCCGGTCCGCGGGACATTCGTTCCATTGTTCGATCCGCAGCTTTACGTGACGATGCCCGGGGAGCGTAACTCTCGCTGGCGGGTGGAGTTCAACGGTATTGGGACGCTAGCCTATTGCGCTACAGTTGAGCGTACCCCAGAGATTGTTGCCCTCTTGGAGCATGACATCCTGGCTCGCGCTCAGAAGTTCATCCAAAGCTTGCCGTCTGAGATGATGGATCGAACCATCAACTGGGCGTATCTACACGAAACCAAGGATTCCTTTGCCATAGAGAAAGAGTCGCCAAGCGAGGACAAGGCGCGCAAGTTCATTCAACTGCTGCGACAGGCCCACGAAGGTATTCCACTGAGCGAGGATTATCTGGTTCACCTTCAAAACGCGACGATTTCGAACCCGTTCGACATGGCAGCAGCATTTCGCCACTCGCAGAACCATCTGGCGGGTCCACTCCAAGGAGCGGCGGGAGTCACTTACATCCCACCTGGGCCCGATCTCTGTAGGGAATTGATGGAACAGTTGATGGAGTTGGGTAACGACGCCCCCGCGCGTATTGATCCCTTGGTAGCCGCAGGCATCATTTCATTCGGTTTCGTCTTCATCCATCCGTTTATGGACGGGAACGGCCGCCTTTCTCGATTCCTGATTCACCATACGCTGTGCCGCGCCGACGCCCTGGAAAACGGACTACTCCTACCCGTTTCTGTGGCAATGAAACGTGAAGAAAGACAGTATCTGCAAACGCTGGAGCAATTCTCCCGACCGGCTCGAGAGTTTTGGGATGTTCGGTGGATCGACCATGGTCGATTCACATTCGAATTTACCGGGGATTCGACCATCTACCGCTTCTGGGATGCCACGCCCGGTGTCCGTTTCACCTTAGAGATGGCGAAGCGAGCCATCGAAGTCGAGCTTCGCGAGGAGACGGTTTTCCTTGAAAACTACGACCGAATCGTTCATGCGGTTAACGCGGCTTATGACGTTCGTGGAAGCGATCTCGCGAACCTCATAATGATGTGTCTGACTAATAACGGCACTGTTTCAAACAATCGTCGCAAGCAGTATCAGTATTCGGTTCCGACAGAAGTGTTTGATTACATCGAGGAAGTAGCGCGATCACTGCTTGACGAGCAGCAGCCCTAG
- a CDS encoding HU family DNA-binding protein, with amino-acid sequence MRKPELAAAIAEKADLTKEQANRVLNAVLEEITGALHRKDSVTLVGFGTFLQRHRGARTGKNPQTGEPVKIKASNTVAFKPGKSLKDSVNP; translated from the coding sequence ATGCGTAAACCAGAACTCGCTGCCGCTATCGCGGAAAAAGCGGACCTCACCAAAGAACAAGCCAACCGCGTCCTCAACGCCGTCCTCGAAGAAATCACCGGCGCCCTGCACCGCAAAGACAGCGTCACGCTCGTCGGCTTCGGCACCTTCCTGCAACGCCACCGCGGCGCCCGCACCGGCAAGAACCCACAAACCGGCGAGCCAGTGAAGATCAAGGCCAGCAACACCGTTGCGTTCAAGCCAGGCAAGTCGTTGAAGGACAGCGTTAACCCGTAA
- a CDS encoding NAD(P)/FAD-dependent oxidoreductase: protein MSAPVVIVGTGLAGYNLAREFRKLDSETPLLLITADDGRSYSKPMLSTGFGKNKDADGLSMAEPGAMAEQLKAEVRTHTRISGIDPGHKRLWIGEEAVSYRDLVLAWGAETVRVPVQGDAADLIFPINDLEDYARFRAAAAGKRRVLLLGAGLIGCEFANDLILGGYEVQLVAPCEQVMPTLLHPAAAAAVQAGLESLGARFYLGPVLNRLQRVADGLEAHLSDGQVIACDLVVSAIGLRPRIDLAAAAGLVINRGVVVDRHLKTSHANIYALGDCAEVDGLNLLYVMPLMSCARALAQTLTGNPTAVSYGAMPITVKTPVCPLVVSPPPRGSEGVWSVEGQGADIKVLCRDAQGNLLGYALTGAAVMEKLALNKQLPALLA from the coding sequence ATGAGCGCACCTGTCGTCATCGTCGGTACCGGCCTGGCTGGCTACAACCTGGCCCGTGAGTTTCGCAAGCTCGACAGCGAAACCCCGTTGCTGCTGATTACCGCGGACGATGGTCGTTCCTACTCCAAGCCGATGCTCTCCACGGGCTTTGGCAAGAACAAAGACGCCGACGGCCTGAGCATGGCCGAGCCAGGCGCCATGGCCGAGCAGCTCAAGGCTGAGGTTCGCACCCACACGCGCATCAGCGGCATCGACCCGGGCCACAAGCGCCTGTGGATCGGCGAAGAAGCGGTGAGTTATCGCGACCTGGTCCTGGCCTGGGGCGCCGAAACCGTGCGCGTGCCCGTACAGGGCGACGCGGCGGACTTGATCTTCCCCATCAACGACCTCGAAGACTACGCCCGCTTTCGGGCCGCCGCCGCTGGCAAGCGCCGGGTGCTACTGCTCGGCGCCGGCCTGATCGGCTGCGAATTCGCCAACGACCTGATCCTGGGCGGCTACGAAGTGCAGCTGGTAGCGCCATGCGAGCAAGTCATGCCGACGCTGTTGCACCCAGCCGCCGCCGCAGCGGTACAGGCCGGACTGGAAAGCCTTGGCGCGCGTTTCTACCTGGGGCCGGTGCTCAATCGCCTGCAACGGGTGGCCGACGGATTGGAGGCGCACCTGTCGGACGGCCAAGTGATCGCCTGCGATCTCGTGGTCTCGGCCATCGGCCTGCGCCCACGCATCGACCTGGCGGCGGCCGCCGGGCTGGTGATCAATCGCGGCGTGGTGGTTGATCGTCACCTGAAAACGTCTCACGCCAATATCTACGCCCTGGGCGACTGCGCCGAAGTCGATGGCCTGAACCTGCTCTACGTCATGCCCCTGATGAGCTGCGCTCGCGCCCTGGCCCAAACCCTGACCGGCAACCCGACGGCCGTCAGCTACGGCGCCATGCCGATTACCGTGAAGACGCCGGTGTGCCCGCTGGTGGTTTCTCCGCCGCCACGGGGCAGCGAAGGCGTGTGGAGCGTCGAAGGGCAGGGCGCCGACATCAAGGTCTTGTGCCGCGACGCCCAAGGCAACCTGCTGGGTTATGCCCTGACGGGCGCGGCAGTAATGGAGAAACTGGCGCTGAACAAGCAGCTTCCGGCCCTGCTGGCGTAA
- a CDS encoding rubredoxin has translation MKKWQCIVCGLIYNEADGWPDDGIAPGTLWQDVPEDWLCPDCGVGKMDFEMIEIN, from the coding sequence ATGAAGAAGTGGCAATGTATCGTCTGCGGCCTGATCTATAACGAAGCTGACGGCTGGCCGGACGATGGCATCGCGCCCGGCACTCTGTGGCAAGACGTACCAGAAGATTGGCTGTGCCCGGACTGCGGCGTCGGCAAAATGGATTTCGAAATGATCGAAATCAACTGA
- a CDS encoding chorismate lyase: protein MPPTNSIFPTLQWLPQHLLSPRPDACVLDWLFDDGSLTRRLTGLSDEHFSVTPLFEGWQPLRADECAALDLAEGSEGWVREVYLRGHGEPWVFARSVAARSALQGDGLQMDELGSRSLGELLFCDQAFQRRAIEVCHYPSEWLPPEVRASALWGRRSRFDRGTLSVLVAEIFLPRLWTVARAYSENC from the coding sequence GTGCCGCCGACGAATTCTATATTTCCTACACTCCAATGGCTGCCCCAGCACCTGCTGTCGCCCCGTCCAGATGCCTGCGTGCTGGACTGGCTGTTCGACGACGGATCCCTGACCCGACGCCTGACCGGCCTGTCGGACGAGCATTTCAGCGTGACGCCGTTGTTCGAGGGCTGGCAGCCGTTGCGCGCCGACGAATGTGCCGCGCTGGATCTGGCCGAGGGCAGCGAGGGTTGGGTGCGCGAGGTGTACCTGCGCGGCCACGGCGAGCCTTGGGTATTCGCCCGTAGCGTGGCGGCGCGCAGCGCCTTGCAGGGCGACGGTTTGCAAATGGACGAACTCGGTAGCCGCTCCCTCGGCGAGCTGCTGTTTTGCGACCAGGCGTTTCAGCGCCGGGCTATCGAGGTGTGTCACTACCCCAGCGAATGGTTGCCGCCCGAGGTTCGCGCCAGCGCGCTGTGGGGCCGTCGCTCGCGTTTCGATCGCGGTACGCTGAGCGTGCTGGTGGCGGAAATTTTCCTGCCGCGCCTGTGGACCGTTGCGCGCGCCTATTCGGAGAACTGCTGA
- the ubiA gene encoding 4-hydroxybenzoate octaprenyltransferase: MYVQLLKSLNRLNPRAWDFVQLTRMDKPIGIYLLLWPTLWALWIAGEGSPSLANIVIFVLGVVLTRAGGCVINDWADRKVDGHVKRTEQRPLVSGKISSKEALVFFAVLMGVSFLLVLCTNAPTILLSLGGLALAFSYPFMKRYTYYPQVVLGAAFSWGMPMAFTAETGHLPAAAWLLYIANLLWTVGYDTYYAMTDRDDDLKIGVKSTAILFGDADRAIILTLQGLALGCLLLAGSQFKLGGWFHLGLVAAAACFAWEFWYTRGKDRMRCFKAFLHNHWAGLAIFVGIVLDYGLR, encoded by the coding sequence ATGTACGTGCAATTGCTCAAATCCTTGAACCGCCTGAACCCGCGGGCCTGGGACTTCGTGCAACTGACCCGCATGGACAAGCCCATCGGCATCTATCTGCTGCTGTGGCCAACGTTGTGGGCGTTGTGGATTGCCGGCGAAGGCTCCCCTTCCCTGGCCAACATCGTGATTTTCGTGCTCGGCGTGGTGCTGACCCGCGCCGGCGGTTGCGTGATCAACGACTGGGCCGACCGCAAGGTGGACGGCCACGTCAAACGCACCGAACAGCGTCCGCTGGTGAGCGGCAAGATCAGTTCCAAAGAAGCGCTGGTGTTCTTCGCGGTGCTGATGGGCGTGAGCTTCCTGCTGGTGCTGTGCACCAATGCGCCGACGATTCTGCTGTCCTTGGGCGGCTTGGCGCTGGCGTTCAGTTATCCGTTCATGAAGCGCTACACCTATTACCCGCAAGTGGTTTTGGGCGCGGCGTTTTCCTGGGGCATGCCGATGGCGTTCACCGCCGAAACCGGCCATCTGCCGGCCGCCGCGTGGTTGCTGTACATCGCCAACCTGCTGTGGACGGTGGGCTACGACACGTACTACGCAATGACCGACCGGGACGATGACCTGAAGATCGGCGTGAAGTCCACGGCCATCCTGTTTGGCGATGCCGACCGGGCGATCATTCTGACGCTGCAAGGCCTGGCGCTCGGCTGTCTGTTGCTGGCTGGGTCTCAATTCAAGCTGGGCGGCTGGTTCCATCTGGGCCTGGTGGCCGCTGCCGCCTGCTTTGCCTGGGAGTTCTGGTACACCCGTGGCAAGGACCGGATGCGCTGCTTCAAGGCTTTTTTGCACAACCATTGGGCCGGATTGGCGATTTTCGTCGGGATTGTGCTGGATTACGGGTTGCGCTGA
- a CDS encoding COG4315 family predicted lipoprotein, whose translation MAYYTQSIKALGLVAALMLPAVALAAGEPAMVKGDVLVDHKGMTLYTYDKDDDSKSMCNDKCAENWPPLKAESTATPSGEWTVITRDDGASQWAYDGDPLYTFVGDKKAGDKTGDGKGGVWKIAKP comes from the coding sequence ATGGCTTATTACACTCAATCCATCAAGGCGCTGGGGCTGGTGGCTGCGCTGATGTTGCCGGCGGTGGCGCTTGCGGCTGGCGAACCGGCAATGGTCAAGGGTGACGTGCTGGTCGATCACAAGGGCATGACCCTGTACACCTATGACAAGGACGACGACAGCAAATCAATGTGCAACGACAAATGCGCCGAGAATTGGCCACCGCTCAAGGCCGAAAGCACCGCCACTCCGTCAGGGGAATGGACCGTGATCACTCGCGACGACGGGGCCTCGCAGTGGGCCTATGACGGCGACCCGCTGTACACCTTCGTCGGCGACAAGAAGGCCGGCGACAAGACGGGCGACGGCAAGGGTGGCGTCTGGAAAATAGCCAAGCCCTGA
- the phoB gene encoding phosphate regulon transcriptional regulator PhoB produces MVGRSILIVDDEAPIREMIAVALEMAGYDCMEAENSQQAHAIIVDRKPDLILLDWMLPGTSGIELARRLKRDELTGDIPIIMLTAKGEEDNKIQGLEVGADDYITKPFSPRELVARLKAVLRRAGPTDGEAPIEVGGLLLDPISHRVTIDGKPAEMGPTEYRLLQFFMTHQERAYTRGQLLDQVWGGNVYVEERTVDVHIRRLRKALGEAYENLVQTVRGTGYRFSTKA; encoded by the coding sequence ATGGTTGGCAGGAGCATTCTGATCGTCGACGACGAGGCGCCCATCCGCGAGATGATTGCCGTTGCGTTGGAGATGGCCGGCTATGACTGCATGGAAGCAGAAAACTCTCAACAGGCCCACGCCATCATCGTCGACCGCAAGCCCGACCTGATCTTGCTGGACTGGATGCTTCCCGGCACGTCTGGCATCGAGCTGGCGCGGCGCCTCAAGCGTGATGAGCTGACCGGTGATATCCCGATCATCATGCTCACCGCCAAGGGTGAAGAGGACAACAAGATCCAGGGTCTTGAAGTCGGCGCCGACGATTACATCACCAAACCTTTTTCCCCACGTGAGCTGGTGGCGCGCCTCAAGGCCGTGCTGCGGCGTGCCGGTCCGACCGATGGCGAAGCGCCGATCGAAGTCGGTGGCCTGCTGCTCGACCCGATCAGCCACCGCGTGACCATCGACGGCAAGCCCGCCGAGATGGGCCCGACCGAATACCGCCTGCTGCAATTCTTCATGACCCACCAGGAGCGCGCCTACACCCGCGGCCAACTGCTGGACCAGGTTTGGGGCGGCAATGTGTATGTCGAGGAGCGCACCGTGGACGTACACATCCGACGGCTGCGCAAAGCCCTCGGCGAGGCCTACGAGAATCTGGTACAAACCGTGCGTGGCACCGGTTATCGTTTTTCGACAAAGGCCTGA